The Misgurnus anguillicaudatus chromosome 23, ASM2758022v2, whole genome shotgun sequence sequence taatacacgctagtgctgttggttagtagccttattttgcTGAGGTTTAATTATACAGAGTTTATggtaaattaatttgttttgtaaaatgtcataaaactggggcccccgtGGCATCATCTtagggcccccagtttgagaaacactgttcTAGATGTAGATGAGCCTGTAGTACACTAGATGAGTCCCTCTGCTGGTCATGTGCAGTAACTGCAGGTGTTGAACATGCCCTCACATGTTAGTGTAGTTTTGCCCAGGCATGTATCAGATCATCATGAGTCACTAAGTTCAGCCTATAAATACAGCAAACATTGTTCAAATCAGACACAGATATGACTGCACACAGGAGAAGAGCACCACAGGTCTGAGATCagctgctttatttatttattaagaacATTTTATGTTTGTGTCATGTTTTAGTATATGATGGACAGAACTTTTTATATATTGGTTAACTGACCCATGATgcctctctttttctctgtgtAGTTTAAGAGGATGGCGGATCACAGATGGATCCTGCGAGCTCTTGGAAACGGCCCTACGAGGAGGAATCTGTTCGGTCCGGTGGATCACGAGCAGCTTCAGGTGGAGTACAGTGATGCTCTGCAGAAAGACCTGAAAGAAGCATCACGCCGCTGGAACTTTGATTTCATCTCAGAGAAGCCGCTGGAGGACGGAGACTTTCAGTGGGAGGTCGTGTCCGGAGATCGAGTGCCCGTCGTGTACCGCTCGTATCAGACGGAGGAACAGTTGTCCGGTCCATCTGCTGCTGGGAAAGAGAACGACCCCAAAACCTCAGAAGGGTTCAGTTCTGTCCTACAAACCCTGGAGAAAACACCAGAGAAGAAAGAAGCGCAGAAGAGAAAACAGACAAATATTACAGGTGAGGGGGCGGAGTCAGTCACAGGTACATCGTGTTTTAATCTAAGGTACAGGGTGTGATGGGTACAACCTGTCAAAAACATCTTCAATATCTATATCACCCTACATATGAGGACATTTTATTTTGCATAAggacattgtttttttattattcttttttatgttaatttttgtttttttgtttgtgtaaCTACATGGCAGAAAAGTGTTTTGTGCCAAGTTAGTGTTTTAATCTTTGCCTGTTTATGTATAACAACTTTTGGAGAGGAATGTTTTATTTCTGTTGATGTTTTAATGAGAGTCATTTTTAATAATCTGCACAAAAAGGGTTGACTAACAATCTTCATATATTTGAATAATTTCTTGTGTTTGATCTTCTTCGAACAGATTTCTATCAGACGAAGAAGAGACTCGTGGCCACGCCCCGTAAATCAGGACAATAACTGTAAAACACAGACACACGGTTTCTCTCTATCAGGACTCGTGTGGACTCATATCTTCATCAGATGACACTTTTACTGATGGTTCGTTTATGACACAAGATGTCATGGATCAAACGCTCATCTGTATCTTTAAATGTTTGCTGATTGTTTTCAATCATGTATGAGCACTTCATGTTTATGGACGGTTAACATTCAAATGCTTTAAAATCCCTTTACATTCCCCTGGATGGAggtgaaaatgttttgttttcttttttgatgTCTGTTTCAGTCTCACAGTAATGATGAGTGAGATTTCAGTGGAGATGTATAGAGATGTATTGCTTTATTGCACAAAAGATGTAGCTGTAACTCTAAACTTTAAATCTTTAGTTATTTATGAATCTAACCCTCCATATTAATATGACTGTTAGTGTTTCTGAATGTTTTCACGACCTGTCATTATGTTTTACGAAAGTATCAGTATGCTGTAATCACAAACACTAAACCTCAAACTCAAGCAAAATTGTTTGGTAACTGCAGTTACatttcattacatttatttcagtgtgATAGTTTATGGCAGTAATGGAGTTAAACATGAATTTGATATTCATGTTTCATACATTTGTGTCAGTGTCATTACAAACATCattcttgtgtttgttgtcatgAAGGTTAAATATCTTGTTTAACACATCCAGTCATGATGTTTATGATGATTATTAGCAATGTAACTATGATATAACAGTTTTGTCATGTTTGTTGTATTCTGATGTCTGTCGACTGCAGTATGTAAATTATCATATGAATAATTGACATATAATACTGAATTGCActcttttttattttcagtagtGTAACTCGCACAGGTCTGTTATGGTTAaagagttgttgttgttgttgttgttgttataaaaataTGTGCTGTATTTATTTCAAAAGAAAAGTTATATTGTAGATTCACATGTAATTGTTCATAAAATTGTATATGAAGAGAAAAACtgtggtttgttttgtttattattgacattatttacagtaatgtagttgtgtgtgtgtgtatatatacatatagaGATTGTGTATTGTGATTTGGGTTGCAAAATTACAGGAATTTTTAAGGCTGGAAACATTTTATGGGAATTAACGAGAATATGTGagaattaacaagaaaaatttGGAATTAAagggaatatatgggaattaacaagaaaaaaatgggAATTAACAAGAATATATTGGAATTAACAAGAAAATATGAGAATTAACAAAAACATATGGAAATTAAcaagaatatatgggaattaacaagaatatatgggaattaacaagaaaaaaatgggAATTAACAAGAATATATGCgaattaacaaaaaaaaggGAATTATTGAGAATATATgcaaattaacaagaaaaaatgGAAATTATTGAGAATATATGCGAATTAACAAGAAATATGGGAATTAACgagaatatatgggaattaacaagaaaaaaatgggAATTATTgagaatatatgggaattaacaagaatatatgggaattaacaagaatatatgggaattaacaagaaaatatgggaattaacaagaatatatgggaattaacaagaaaaaaatgggAATTAACAAGAATATATTggaattaacaagaaaaaaatgggAATTAACGCGAATATATGGAAATTAAcaagaatatatgggaattaacaagaaaatatgggaattaacaagaatatatgggaattaacaagaatatatgggaattaaccagaatatatgggaattaacaagaatatatgggaattaacaagaaaaaaatgggAATTAACGCGAATATATGGAAATTAAcaagaatatatgggaattaacaagaaaatatggaaattaacaagaatatatgggaattaacaagaatatatgggaattaaccagaatatatgggaattaacaagaatatatgggaattaacaagaaaaaaatgggaattaacaagaaaatatgggaattaacaataaaaaatggGAATTAACAAGAATATATTggaattaacaagaaaaaaaaggGAATTAACGCGAATATATGGAAATTAACAAGAATATATTggaattaacaagaaaaaaatgtgaattAACGAGAATATATCGGAATTAGcaagaatatatgggaattaacgagaatatatgggaattaacaagaatatatgggaattaaccagaatatatgggaattaacaagaatatatgggaattaacaagaaaaaaatgggaattaacaagaaaatatgggaattaacaataaaaaatggGAATTAACAAGAATATATTggaattaacaagaaaaaaatgggAATTAACGCGAATATATGGAAATTAAcaagaatatatgggaattaacaagaaaatatgggaattaacaagaatatatgggaatttGAAAAGAATTGCAGATTTGCCTATAACAgggaaataataataattttgattaAAACAAAAAGATTGAATGCAATTTCACTTCAAATAAATCCAGGCTTGAAGAGCGTAAATATCAAGTTTCTTCAAAATGTGTATTACCTGCTTATGaccaaagaaaatgtttatttatgtttgtatgtgatatagtttataaacatttccaaataattcccaTGAATtttccaatttggaatatttccaaaaatgCCTAGATTAAGATCCCATGGATAGTTCTTGGAAATTTACTGGAAACTTTCCGCCCCTTTGCAACCTTAGTTGTGGCTGCTGCAGAGATTTAATGTGTGTGTAATAGATGCTGTTGTTTAACATAGTGACCCAGTTGTTGCTATGAAACTGATGTCAGCATTTCCCATCAGCCCCTGCTGGCTGTCTGTTTGGGAAATGTCCTGCCCCCATACACACATCACTAAACAGACACAAATGCACACCATGAcaacataaatacacacaacaatactataaaatgttgttttttctgtgtaaacacacagacaaacgtTGTAGAGAATGCACTTTTGAATGAGTGTCTATGTGGAAGCTGCAGTGTGTGTGAGACGCATGCTCCGCTGAGATCCCCTCCCCCTCCTCTCATCCGAGCTGCAGCCGCGTCAAAACGCAGACAAACACACGGCCGGAGAAGAGGTCCACAGAAGACGAAGATGAGAGAAAAAACAGCACAGACGCTATTGTGAACCATGAAAGATTCATctgagagacagaaagacagacagctAGAGGGATATGGCCCTCATACACGTCTCTGCAGTGAGACAGCACAGCCTGCACTGAAGAACATGGTAATTACTCCTAATTCATCTGTCCCTGTGTTGtagcatccatccatccattcattcatccatccgtCTCTCTTCTGCGCTTCTTCATGTCTGCAGATTTACTCATGTCACCCGTTGTCATCAGACACTACACCGTAGGCTTTCGTGTCTGTCACCGCTCAATTCCAtccttcttttttaaatgtacatcaGAGGCCTGTAGATCACACACATGCACCTGCTGCTGCCAGGTGACATGACTGAGGCACGCAGTGTCACATGCATTAAAAGATGCGAGGATTGCAGTAACCTCTCACAAAGGTCTAATTCTAAAAGGTTTCGTTGCgttacacacgcacacgcacacatgtTGTTTGCAGGTATCATGACTGAGGCATGCAGTGTCACATGCATTAAAGGATGCATGAACTGCAGTAACCTCTCATGGAGCCCCGAGATGATACACACAGCACGGTTCATGAAGGGTTACTGTGTTTGACGCATCATTTCATGCACATGAAATATGCATTTCACCTGAACATGTACGTCTACAAATGTTATTGCAGAACTTTCTGTTCATTaatttagtctgtgtgtgttttatgagAGTGAGTCGCAGCGCTGCAATTATGAATGATTCATTACAAACGTATAATTCCTATTGATTTTTAAATAGTGTGTATTTAAGCATGCGCTCCTGACGTGTGTTAACGAGACTCTTAGATTTAAGTGTCATTGATTTGTTGAGAGACAGATAAATCCATATCAGCATAGGTTGCGACTCTTGATCTAGTGTTATGTTGTGTATGGAGCAGAGATATTTTCAGAACAAAAATGGGTCAcgccttctctctctctcccagaGCGTGTGATCGTTTCAGTTTAGCATGTAAACAGCCATGACGACGGGCACTCAGACTGCTGCTGAATGTACAGAGGTGTTAGTTTTGGTGTCAGATGTTAACGTATGTATGTCACCGCATGTTTCTGTGTGTACTGCATATGTGTGAAATTGCCCGTTCACGGTTTGGTTGTGTGTGTGCAGCTGGATAAGAGTGAAGTGTCCACGCTGAGCCTGCCGCCCTCCACGAGTCATGGAGGTTCAGACGGTAACATCAGCGTGGAGGCAGGGTCGGACTGTGGGGCCGGCGAGGTCCAGAGAACCCGAGTGGCACTGGAACATCTGCAGCAGAAGATCCTGAAGATCACGGAGCAGATCCGTGTGGAACAGGAGGCACGTGATGATAATGTAGCTGAGTATCTCAAACTGGCCCACAATGCCGACAAACAGCAGGCGTCACGCATCAAACAAGTGTTTGAGAAGAAGAACCAGAAGTCTGCGCAGACTATCGCACACCTGCACAAGAAACTTGAGCACTACCACAAGAAACTCAAAGAAATCGAACAGGTAATATCACATGCACGTGAGTTCTGTTGCATGCAATGCTGCATTGTTTCATTTGTTTAGGTGCTTCTGCCTAGAGCAGGATGTCGGTCCTGGAAGGctgatgtcctgcagattttagctccaaccctgagaAAACCTTGCCTACCTGTAATTTCAGGTGACTCTTTAGACCTAGATTAGCTtgttcaggtgtgcttgattagagctggagctaaaTTGTGCATTACATCGacactccaggaccgacgttggCTACCCCTGGCCTAGAGTAATTTATTATCCATTGCTTCTATCTGTAGAACGGTCCAGCACGCCAGCCCAAAGACGTCTTGCGGGACATGCAACAGGGCCTAAAGGATGTTGGTGCAAACGTACGGGCGGGAATCAGTGGTTTCGGAGGGGGTGTGGTGGAAGGGGTAAAGGGCGGTGTCTCTGCTCTTACACACACCGCTGTCGTCTCAAAACCACGAGAATTTGCAAGCCTCATCCGCAACAAGTTCGGCAGTGCCGACAACATAGCCCACCTGAAGGACCATCTGGAGGACGGACACACAGAAGAAACGCCCAGAGCTCTGAGCGGCAGCGCCACG is a genomic window containing:
- the LOC129453256 gene encoding cyclin-dependent kinase inhibitor 1 isoform X1, which translates into the protein MTAHRRRAPQFKRMADHRWILRALGNGPTRRNLFGPVDHEQLQVEYSDALQKDLKEASRRWNFDFISEKPLEDGDFQWEVVSGDRVPVVYRSYQTEEQLSGPSAAGKENDPKTSEGFSSVLQTLEKTPEKKEAQKRKQTNITDFYQTKKRLVATPRKSGQ
- the LOC129453256 gene encoding cyclin-dependent kinase inhibitor 1 isoform X2, encoding MADHRWILRALGNGPTRRNLFGPVDHEQLQVEYSDALQKDLKEASRRWNFDFISEKPLEDGDFQWEVVSGDRVPVVYRSYQTEEQLSGPSAAGKENDPKTSEGFSSVLQTLEKTPEKKEAQKRKQTNITDFYQTKKRLVATPRKSGQ
- the LOC141348959 gene encoding transmembrane and coiled-coil domains protein 2-like isoform X1, yielding MKDSSERQKDRQLEGYGPHTRLCSETAQPALKNMLDKSEVSTLSLPPSTSHGGSDGNISVEAGSDCGAGEVQRTRVALEHLQQKILKITEQIRVEQEARDDNVAEYLKLAHNADKQQASRIKQVFEKKNQKSAQTIAHLHKKLEHYHKKLKEIEQNGPARQPKDVLRDMQQGLKDVGANVRAGISGFGGGVVEGVKGGVSALTHTAVVSKPREFASLIRNKFGSADNIAHLKDHLEDGHTEETPRALSGSATLVSSPKYGSDDECSSATSGSAGGSNSGGAGGAMSGMGATMGSPRLDGHHHHHHHHHSSSSWDALLEGLHEIKASQVHMEDAIEDMKAQLQSDYTYMTQCLQEERYRYERLEEQLNDLTELHQNELSNLKQELASMEEKVAYQSYERARDIQEAVESCLTRITKLELQQQQQQVVQLEGVENANARALLGKLINVILALMAVLLVFVSTMANFITPLMKTRARVGATLALALFLVTLWKHWDWLEILLLPS